In Saccopteryx bilineata isolate mSacBil1 chromosome X, mSacBil1_pri_phased_curated, whole genome shotgun sequence, the genomic window ttttatggtgAAATAAATGCTTCTGTATGATGTCATTTCTAGTGGTCCTTTCAGTAGCTGAAAACAGTAATCTTCTCATCTCAGTTTTGTACCACTTTTGTGGTAAATAAAAGCTGTTGAGCGAGAATGAGGTAATCCATTTGGGGTGCCAGTAGCaattaaataaatgagtatatacaaaatttacaaacatGAATGTGGCAATCATTAATGAtgtcaaaataattagaaaatatggcCATACaacttaattattaatatttttcctaaAAGAATACAGTTGTACCATTGGTCAcataatttctcaaaaaatttaataaccCCATAAGAAGCTTGATGTGACACAATAAACCTGTGAAAACTTTTGTTACTCCAATCTCTTGAGTCAGTCCAATGAGCCTATAATTGGTTCCTATAGTAGATGTGATACAAATTCCCTATTTTTCTGATTTGATATTTGCAGGTTAGGAGTGCTGAATTCAGAACTATTTCCATGGGAAATGTGACAGAGATTACATTTTGAGAAAGAATGTACAAGAACTTCCCGGGTTTTCGATGCCTCTGTGTTCTGCTCTTGGGATATTTGAAGGCTAATCTGATTTACATTATTCATTAAAAACTTGGAAGGCATAAGGTTGGTTATAGAGAGACATTTAGTGAGATTTTCTTCCAAAAATTGTTTATAGAGTTCATCCACCTTTTTTTCCACATAACTATTAAGCATTGAATTAGAGAGGGGCTGCTTATGAAACAACATGCTTTTTTCACGAATTTCATTGCCATTCAGAAGTTTTGAGGCAGATAGTTTCTCTAGAGGCTCAATGACAGGAGAATGGCCCAATGGTATATCTACTGAAAGTAAAAGGGGACCCTTAAAAGCATCATCACATATGTGATCCACAAAGCAGTCTAAGTCAATCATTTTCCCCACGTGGTCTCCTCCAATATGTAGATCAGGATAATTCTGGCAAATACTTGTATATGACCAAGATTGGTATAAATCCAGTTGTCTTTCATCATGTTGTTCTCTTTTTGGAATGGGCCATTCAACAAACACATTTCCTGGAAAAGATGCACTTTTACATTTTGCTACAGTTCTCTCATCCACAGGTTTTACTTTATTAGTATCATTAATTTGCTCAGTTAAACTTTCTTTCTTAACCTTATGTCGATTTTCTATTTTATCAGGGGAAAGTAAGTTGTCTTCTATATCTAAAAGCTGCTTTTTCCAAGTTTCCTTTTCATCATTTGAAGTCTTCTTACATGTCAGTGGTTtacaaaattttgtatatttctgttctttgtatAGGAGTTCAATAAGAAAGGCTTCTCCAAGCATTTTATTGTGCAAATTTTCTAAACAGAAGAGTGCAGTGTATTCCTGCAATTATAAAATTAACacaacatatattaaaatgtcaaattaaaatttaaggaaGAAGATAGTGACTAGGACCAAGAACAAGTGGACTATATTTTCAATTCTGCCATTAACTGTTTAACATTAGGTAATTTATTTACCATTCCTGAACATCAGTTTTCTTATTAATAATAAGATAATGCTCCCCTGCTTTATTCATAAGGCTATTATCaggatattatataatatatatgcaagtgtttttaaaaatgcaaatttatacAAATGCATagttacatatatgtatatacatatatatttttctgtcataagtaatttaatttaaatctaTTAGTTAAAGTACTTAACCTTTTATCTTCAAAAAGTCAACTTAAAAATCATCAAACCTACTTTCAAGCACCTAGTCTTAAGTAAACTGTTTTAATGAATGTCATTTATgtcacacattttttaaaaaatcatgcttTAGAATATGTACAAGGAATGAATAGTTATACATAGTTTGACCTAATGAACAATTTCAGATTTGAAGTACAAAtgtagtcactttttttttaataatctcaattgaaataaaaattcgtatagaaagaaagtagaaaagaggTTCCTAGAGGCTGAGGAAGGTGAGTATAGGGAGTTAGTGTTTAGTTAACACAGAGTTTCAATTTTACAAGATAAAAAAGTTCTGGAATCAcagtggtaatggttgcacaatgACGTGAATGTACTTAAACCCACTGAATTATGAtcttaaaaacagttaaaatgataaataaataaataaataaatggaaataattttgtcaaattcactcccattcttttcttttatctttccttttcttttctttcctctcctaatttctctgtgtgtgtgtgtgtgtttctctgtctctctgtcattctctctctctctctctgtttttctcccctctcctctctatttctccccctcctcctcttccttacatttttttcttttggacttAAATCTTATTTCTCAAAGCACTTATAATGCAATTTTAAGACTTTCAATTTTCCCTTTAAACTCTATAATGGTATGAAATGAAAAAGCAGACTTGATTCAACACACAATCTTTCTTTTATAGTTCTATAGTGTCTACTATAACTGTTTCCAGGAAACCTACTTGTTCATATTTAAAGTCTTTTGGAAGAAAATCAAACAATACTACCAAAAATATGTAAGAATTTAAATTTACCTTTTCCGAATATCAAGATACCTAAGATTCAGTCTTCTGAGATTCCAACACTCCAAAcacagaaaaagtattttttggcttctttgtttcACAGTTTTTGGTTATACCTCAGAAAGATAACTTCAACCACACAAAACTAAATGCTTCTGCTTTCCATTCATGCCCTTCGACTGAACTAAACTAACAAGAAAATGATGTGGGCTGATCACACATATggtatgatgatgatgattacatACCAAAAGAGGATCTTGAAAGTATTTATTCAAGATGCAAATGACAATGACAGTGGGAAATGTTAACAGCAATGGCTTTCTTTATTCAAGCAAAGATAGagacaagttattttaaaatttttaagcagACAAAAAGCAGTATGGAAACCAgcataatttttaacataactTAAAATAACTTAAACAGCCACCAACAAGATAATGGTTAGATAAATGTTGATACATCTATTACATTAAATACTAAACTAAGGATTTTTAATAATGGAGTGATAAGCATCAATTAAGTAATTACTACAAAACAGTTGATATAAATGTTCTATACCTATCATTTAATCTAAAACAGAAGCTACTATCTCCatttaacaaaagaaacaatGACAGAGGAAGATTCTATACTTGTTAAAGGTCACAGTGCTAGCAAATGGTGAAACTAAGATACACACAAGTCAATTGAATTTCAGAACCTATGCTCTTTTTTaggagatatatataaatatatattttttatttatttattttttacagagacagagagagagtctgagagagggatagacagggacagacagacaggaagggagagagatgagaggcatcaatcaccagtttttcgttgcgacaccttagttgttcattgattactttctcatatgtgccctaaccgtgggccttcagcagaccgattaaccccttactcaagccagcgaccttgggtccaagctggtgagctttgctcaaacaagatgagcctgcacccaagctggcgacatcggggtcttgaacctgggtgctctgcatcccagttcaacactctatccactgcgccatcacctggtcaggtcagaacTTTTGCTCTTATCACTACATTGTATTGCCTCCATGTGCACTAGTGGAATGTGAGTTGCAGACCAACATGTACAGTTTGATTGCATCATGTATTAACCatgtactatgtgccaggcacttttctaaatatttcacatgtactaatttaatcttcataacatcTCTATGAAGCTAATAGTATAACTGTCATTTTacctgtgaggaaactgaggtgcaaaAAAGTTAGATAAGATGCCCAATATCACACAGTTGTAAGTGATATAGAGTGTGGGTTTGAACCCAGACAGCTTGGATTCAAAGACTGTATGCTTAACTTCCCTTCTATAACTGgctctttctccttttaattgACTTAATATACATAATTGTGTTTGTGGAAAAAGGTGTAAATAAAAACTGTTAATAGCAGGTTCCTTTAGAAAGTGGATGGCAGGTAAAAGGTGAAGGGGTAATATTACTTTTTACTTACTATATTTCTATATGATTTAAATTCTTCTACAAGGAACATGTATTCATGTAGTATttgcacaattaaaaataaataattcatgtacacaaaaggacaaaaatcatgcTACCTTCTTTAGAAAGCATCTTCCCAGTCTCACAAGTGTCTGTCACAtttgttataataattttaaacccagatacaaactgcaaaAGTAGATTGAGAAGCATAAACAAAATTTCTAAGTAACTGATACTGGCTAcattatcaatatatatatttttttataaataataatttcaaagtaATTATCACAAACATCTCACAGAATAGGTTCATTTTAACTTTGTGTGCCATACCAATCAATTTATTTTGGGTTGTTAAAGATATCCTcttataaaaaatagtatattaaTTTAGCTTGAAGCCAAGGGAATGGCTTACAGCAAAATAAGGAAACATGTTTCAGTTCCACACCAGTTCTCAGAAGGATAGTGAAaacaattgtaaaaaaataagttttctattACTGCCATCACAAAGGagtattaaaagaaaatggacaTCTCAAATTGTTCCTAACCTAGACTCCTTCATTAGTCATATCTTATGTCTTTTGCCTCCATCACTGCTATATCCAGTTGATCCAAATTCTAGCAGCCCTGTCCTAAATATCTCTGCCTTTCTCAACTCTTTTTGTTCTTGGATTGCTGTGGCTTCTTCCAATCTTGTACCCTGTCAAATCCACTAGACATATTAGATTGATCCACCTTTGACACAAACCTCTTAAATGTTTCAATGGCTCCTAACCATCCATTGATTGATAATAAGAATAATTTATTCAGTGCCTTTATAAGTGAAAGGTGCTCTAAGGCAACATTTGTGTTTCTGTAATCTTAACGACAAATCTGCAAGTTATGATTTTGCACATTTTTACAAAGCTGGAAATAGactcaaaaggagaaaaaaataaaaatttaacatgaaATCTGAAGGTccatgtgttttccttttttactttttcagctTCAATTCCTACACTTGCTTCCAAAGCTTCAATTACCATGTTCCTTCTACCTAaaattcctttattattatttttttggcagACTGTAAGTTTTTCAGGTTTCTGCATAGCTCTCAATTCTTCAGGGGTACATGTCTTGACTCACCTAGTCTAGTTAATATTTCTCTACATTTCATTTACTTTGTCTTATTAGTTATCACTCTGTGAGTTTCTCGattgtaaatgtttttttcttactcATATTGATATGTTTTTTCCAAAGCAGCATGCAGAGTCTGACACATTATCatcaattataattattattattttctaaactaCCTGTACATGTCAGACCAAACACCCAACacttaattcatttaatcttacTCATGATGATGCTGTCAGGTAAGCATCAATAGAGAAACTGACAAgttaacaatagaaaaaattacatTCAGAAATAAGTAATTTTCCCATGATCCATAAATATTAAGCTGTAGAGCCATGGAATCCAAATTTCCCTAACTCAAAAGCTGGTGCTATGGTTTTTTGAAACTTTGATCTTAATttccattgccattttatacaacCCCTCCCCAAATCCTGTAAATGTTATTCCTATCTTCAACTGCTGGAAAGGTTAAAACTTAAAAATCTCAATAGAGAGTTAAATGCTATGATAATGAACTGTAAGTTTATTGAAGAGGAAGCTGACATTAAAGAaccaggtcattttttttttttacacagggaaGAGGGGAAGTGCTAGGAGAGTCAGGAACTATTGCACCCAGAGTTATGCAAACCAAAAGGTCAACTTGCAGGTTGGAGGGGTGCCCTGAAAACCACATCCTCAAAAAAGGAGAGATACTAtgcttctcatgtttctctcttcctgtctctctctctctctttttctctctagataaaaaatgaataaaaagacaaaagggTGGGGTACTAGAGCGGGAAAGGCACCTACTTGGGTTTAGAGAAAATGTATCAAAGTTGTTATGGCTGTCCAGCTCCGTCCAGGTAAGCATCAAAACCATTTGTTCTATCCCTATCAAATTAGGCAACGTggtcttttttaattaaatgtattaggatgacactgtttaacataattatacagattaatttctcttttttttcacttatcaCATTGTATTTTGGTGATTTTCTCCATCAAGTGTCTGGGCCCTTCATTTACAGTTGTGGTTGCCAAGCACAGAAGGAAGCTTGTGCTCACCACCATTAGCTATGGGGGAGATGGAAAACCAGGCAGCAGTAATGCAGAGACCATTTgttctccctgtccctcctcccagATGACTTGCAGATGAGGGGAGAAAAAATGTTTTGACTGGTGTTTTACGATCCATGGGGATTCAGCTTCTCTTCCCGCACGGGTGGAGGCAACTGCTTCCTTGTCACCAGGCCCCAGTGTTCCCCAAATGGGTTCTTACTTGTGCCACAGGGGCACTAGTTCCCAGCCAATCCTGAGCAGTGGCCACCGGCCCTTAGCAGCGGCCCTAAAGAAGCGCGGTGCCAAGCTTGAGATTTCCTATAAGATACCTGAGCCATAAACAACGGTGAAATGGCTAATTCCGGTAACTTCGATTTACTTCTGCAAAGTAGCCTGAGAGTGGAAACAATGGACTCCATTAAAGTCTATTATTCCAGCATATCAGGGTCTAGGGAGGTGAGTGGGAAGAAAAGAGCCTTAGCGTGTAAAAGAGACAAGAGTGAAGATATTCTCATTGGTGACTAAAGGATTGTGCTAAAACATTAtagttctcttcctttctttccttcttcagcTCCCTCTTCTCTAGGTTTTCAGAGGTGGAACGTGGGGGGGTGAGAATATGGTTAATGCCTTCACACAGGTTGTGCTCTTGGGAGTGACTGATTAATCAGGGAGGTTTCTGTGGGGACTGCTTGATTTGGAAAGTTTCTTTGTCCCGAATTCAACCATCATAACAGTTTCCAATAATTTTGTGGATGTTTCAAACGAAAGTGAGGAAGGCTCCTCCTGTTCAGGATGGCAGATGGAAGAGATAAGGAGCCCTGCTTCCTGGGAGAGGAAAATTGGCCAAAACCATCAGAAGACAGGGTAACACCCCTAAGACAAActgatcattattttttaaggagAAGATGTTATTAGCatagataaaatatttcttaattagaGCTTAGATGAGTTATTTTGACAAGGATATAGAAAGTATCAGAGAACAGTGCTTCTCAACAGCAATATATTGCCAGCCACCTGTCATTTCAAATTGTCtagtaaccatttaaaaatagatgaatagatgaaattaacttaatatattttatttattacaaaacatacaaaatgttATCATTGTAGCATAtactcattataaaaatatagattttatgtattcttttttgtaTCATCTTGAAATTCCAGTATGTATTTTGCACTTATAGTTTGGACTAGCCGTACTTCAATTACTCAATAGTTAAATGAGGCAAGTGGTTAACACATAGACAGCTCAGTTATAAAAGGATCTTTATATATGGTTAAGCACCTCATTTTGCAGTTTTGGGAGAAGCATGAAAATTGAAGTATTTGGAATTGATTATAAGTGATTGACAAACATCACGAGCCTGCTGTGTGTCACATACAGTGATATGTATGGAGGAATCAGAACTGATACCAGCCTAGAAAGAGGGCATCACTTTTGCATATAGTCTCGTCAGGCAGATCAGAAATTCCACCTGGGTACTATGAAATAACAAGAAgcagtttgaaaaagaaaactgtaccATTTGGctagttttttttaacattgtgaTTTATGTTATTGAATATGGTACTAAAAGTCTATAAGAGAGAATTATTTAGAATCAGTAGAGCACAAAGGATATAGCAGAAGACTCACTCAATTGTTGGTCTGTCTCTCAAACTAACATAAAAATCACCTGGAGGATTTGTTAAAACAATCCTGAAACCCACTCCCAGAGAATCTGATTCAGTAGCTTTAGAGCGGGTAAGGCTGATACTACTGTTCTTATGAACCACAATTAAATGAGCACTGGTATAATTACCTCTTCTTTTCTAAATAGCTTCTTCTAAAGAGGTTTTGAAAGATCACTAAAAAGTTTTACTTAAGTCACATGCATCATGCTTCtgcaattttaaaaacttatgagACTCAGAAAGTGGAAATGTTTCATTTTGGAATTTCATAAATTTCTCAGCTCTCTGTTGGGTATAGGCAAGGGCTTCTTAGCTTGACTGGATTATATTTTCAAGTCATCAAACAGAAAGCCTAGTGACATGCACATTCGCAGAAATCCCACTTGAATACAATTGAATAAACTGGGGTTTGTACTTGTCAAATTGCTTCATATAGGTTTTCTCATTCTAGTATTACAGGTTTTATGACATTAAGTTGCCCAAGATTGTCATGTAAAAATGTGGAAACCTCAAaccttaatattaatattataattattaataaaaaattatatttcaaaatatgtgtAAAAGATAACCAACTGACAATTTTACTTAAGTAATAAGATGTGCTTCAGGAAAAAAGACAATAGGGAAAATGCAGtctattaaaagaataaacatctaatatttcatattaaaaaacataGCAAGAgcaaagaggggggaggggaggggcacaaagaaaaccaaatagaaggtgacagaagacaatgtgactttgggtgatgggtacgcaaca contains:
- the LOC136317501 gene encoding TLR adapter interacting with SLC15A4 on the lysosome-like, giving the protein MLGEAFLIELLYKEQKYTKFCKPLTCKKTSNDEKETWKKQLLDIEDNLLSPDKIENRHKVKKESLTEQINDTNKVKPVDERTVAKCKSASFPGNVFVEWPIPKREQHDERQLDLYQSWSYTSICQNYPDLHIGGDHVGKMIDLDCFVDHICDDAFKGPLLLSVDIPLGHSPVIEPLEKLSASKLLNGNEIREKSMLFHKQPLSNSMLNSYVEKKVDELYKQFLEENLTKCLSITNLMPSKFLMNNVNQISLQISQEQNTEASKTREVLVHSFSKCNLCHISHGNSSEFSTPNLQISNQKNREFVSHLL